CACAAAAAACTCGATCCTACAGGCAAGCTAAAGCCAATTATTCGTCCGTGGATTCAGGATTTTACCGCAAGTTGGTTAGGAAGCGGACATTATGCCAAATATGGGAAAACACAAGTCGAGGACCAAATTCGCGCGCTTAAGGACATGAAGGTGGACGAATATTTACTCTGGAATGCCACTAACCGCTATACAAGCGGAGTAACCTACAAATAACTATCCTTCTGACTCCTCTTTTTTTATACGAATTTTAGAACTTATATCTTTATTATCGAAGACTGCCCCGTTGTTTGACGAACGGATGCAGTCTTTTTTATGGCTGTTCAATTGTTGCAGTATCCCTTACAATAAAATTTACATGTTATGATATGTACAAATAATCAAACCCTAGTAAATGAGGATAACAAAAATGCAATTGACTCTAACCATGGGACAGAAATGGAAGCAGCTTTTTTACATTTTGCTCCCTATTCTGATTACCCAGCTTGCACTATCTGCCATGACTTTTTTCGACACTAATATGTCGGGACACTTTTCCCCTGCCGATCTAGCTGGAGTAGCTATCGGAGTAAGCCTATGGGTCCCTGTACAAACAGGCCTTAATGGCATACTTATGGCTATTACCCCCATTGTATCGCAATTGGTGGGTGCACAACGCAAAGATAAAGTCTCCTACTATGTCATTCAGGCTCTTTGGCTGTCTCTCGTCCTATCCATCGTCGTTTTAATTGCTGGCATCATTTTGGTAAAGCCTATATTAAACGGTATGAATCTGGAATTGAGAGTTCATAATGTGGCTCTGTACTATCTTTGTGCGATGGCCTTTGGTGTTGTCCCTCTATTTGCCTACACTGTGCTCCGAAGCTTTATGGATGCATTAGGACAAACCCGTTTTACGATGTTAATCACGCTCATGTCATTGCCCATCAATGTTTTATTGAACTATCTACTTATTTATGGTAACTGGGGTTTTCCCCGTTTGGGGGGTGTAGGCTCCGGGGTAGCAACGGCTACCACCTACTGGATTATTATGCTGGTCGCTGGTATTACTGCGCATCGGGGAAAAATATTTGCCGAATACCGAATCTTTAGCAAAATATACGGGATTGCGGCCAGTGCTTTAAAAGAGCTTATCAAAATCGGGGTACCTATTGGATTTGCTATATTTTTTGAGACTGCCGTCTTTTCAGCTGTCACGCTCTTCATGAGCAGCTATAACACAGCTACCATAGCCGCTCATCAGGCAGCCATGAACTTTGCATCTACGCTGTATATGATTCCACTCAGTATTTGCATGGCACTTACGATTTTGGTCGGATTTGAAACAGGAGCTTCCCGTCCACGAGATGCCAAAACGTATAGCGTAATGGGCATTAGCAGCGCAGTAGGCCTATCATTGATT
This window of the Paenibacillus polymyxa genome carries:
- a CDS encoding MATE family efflux transporter translates to MQLTLTMGQKWKQLFYILLPILITQLALSAMTFFDTNMSGHFSPADLAGVAIGVSLWVPVQTGLNGILMAITPIVSQLVGAQRKDKVSYYVIQALWLSLVLSIVVLIAGIILVKPILNGMNLELRVHNVALYYLCAMAFGVVPLFAYTVLRSFMDALGQTRFTMLITLMSLPINVLLNYLLIYGNWGFPRLGGVGSGVATATTYWIIMLVAGITAHRGKIFAEYRIFSKIYGIAASALKELIKIGVPIGFAIFFETAVFSAVTLFMSSYNTATIAAHQAAMNFASTLYMIPLSICMALTILVGFETGASRPRDAKTYSVMGISSAVGLSLITAIILLIWGEQVARLYSTDLQVIQLAQHFLIYAIFFQISDAVATPTQGALRGYKDVNPAFLLTFLSYWVIGLPVGYILARWTTWGPYGYWIGLITGLAVGAILLLWRLVRVQHRFAEQKQHAKAT